One Brevibacillus choshinensis genomic window carries:
- a CDS encoding MarR family winged helix-turn-helix transcriptional regulator, with amino-acid sequence MPSRKEILASLLNEMRRLSTATVLMHQSIADHLGLNSTDHKCLDFILNREPMTAGQLSELTNLTTGAVTGVIDRLERAGYVQRVTDPKDRRRIYIQPIHEKAYADIEPLFRPISDATIQMCSRYSEQELMTIVDFAARAVDLSEAETARIRSEGKKN; translated from the coding sequence ATGCCAAGCCGGAAAGAAATCTTGGCCTCCTTGTTGAATGAAATGCGCCGGCTCAGTACGGCGACTGTACTGATGCATCAAAGCATCGCGGATCATCTGGGACTGAATTCAACCGACCATAAATGCCTTGACTTCATTTTGAACAGGGAGCCCATGACAGCCGGTCAGCTGTCGGAATTGACCAACCTCACGACCGGAGCCGTGACCGGCGTGATCGATCGATTGGAGAGGGCCGGCTACGTGCAAAGGGTGACGGATCCAAAAGATCGGCGGCGCATCTACATCCAACCGATTCATGAGAAGGCTTACGCGGATATCGAGCCATTGTTTCGTCCCATCTCGGATGCGACCATCCAGATGTGTTCTCGCTACAGTGAGCAGGAGCTGATGACCATAGTAGACTTTGCCGCCCGTGCCGTTGATTTGTCTGAAGCTGAGACGGCTCGCATACGGAGCGAAGGGAAAAAGAACTGA
- a CDS encoding polymer-forming cytoskeletal protein — protein sequence MMNQDNRPDLVIHGSVHASGGVYREVNVQGFGKVKGDVECIDLHCAGHVSIDGDVQATNVKVEGNATVSGAFHAENMEIYGQVDVNGDVEFTQLRVDGSAKVHGSMSGEEIKLRGYLKSTGDCEAELFKAKGAFSIGGLLNAGRIEIHLHGGCEAREIGGEHIEVRKAGNSTLNKIIKHIFNNTLSVDTVEGDEIYLEYTRAKVVRGNNVEIGPGCEIDLVEYTGEFRKDSSSQVKEHKQH from the coding sequence ATGATGAATCAGGATAATCGACCGGATCTGGTCATTCACGGCTCGGTGCATGCTTCGGGAGGCGTTTACCGGGAAGTCAACGTACAGGGCTTTGGCAAAGTAAAAGGTGATGTGGAGTGTATCGATCTGCATTGCGCGGGTCACGTCAGCATCGACGGGGATGTTCAGGCGACAAATGTGAAGGTGGAGGGAAATGCCACTGTGAGCGGTGCGTTCCATGCTGAAAACATGGAGATTTACGGGCAGGTCGATGTCAATGGGGATGTGGAGTTTACTCAATTGCGCGTGGATGGCAGTGCCAAAGTGCACGGCAGCATGTCTGGTGAGGAAATCAAGCTGCGGGGATATTTGAAGTCAACGGGAGATTGCGAAGCGGAACTGTTCAAAGCCAAAGGGGCATTCTCCATCGGAGGCTTGCTGAACGCCGGTCGCATCGAAATCCATTTGCACGGCGGCTGCGAAGCGAGGGAGATCGGCGGTGAGCATATCGAAGTCCGCAAGGCGGGGAACAGCACGCTAAACAAAATCATCAAGCACATTTTCAACAATACGCTGTCGGTCGATACGGTCGAGGGTGACGAAATCTATCTGGAGTACACGCGGGCCAAGGTCGTGCGCGGAAACAACGTAGAGATCGGGCCAGGCTGTGAAATCGATTTGGTCGAATATACGGGGGAATTTCGCAAAGACAGCAGTTCGCAGGTAAAAGAACACAAACAGCATTGA